The following proteins are co-located in the Pseudomonas antarctica genome:
- the pyrC gene encoding dihydroorotase has protein sequence MSDRLTLLRPDDWHIHLRDGAALPQTVADVARTFGRAIIMPNLVPPVRNAAEADAYRQRILAARPAGSRFEPLMVLYLTDRTQPEEIRQAKASGFVHAAKLYPAGATTNSDSGVTSIDKILPAIEAMAEVGMPLLIHGEVTRGDVDVFDREKIFIDEHMRRVVELFPTLKVVFEHITTADAVQFVTEASANVGATITAHHLLYNRNHMLVGGIRPHFYCLPILKRNTHQVALLDAATSGNPKFFLGTDSAPHAQHAKEAACGCAGCYTAFAAIELYAEAFEQRNSLDKLEGFASLNGPRFYGLPANTDRITLVREDWTAPASLPFGELTVIPLRAGETLRWRLLEESK, from the coding sequence ATGTCCGACCGCCTGACCCTGCTGCGTCCCGACGACTGGCATATTCATCTTCGCGATGGTGCTGCGTTACCCCAAACCGTGGCTGATGTAGCGCGCACGTTTGGTCGCGCCATCATCATGCCTAACCTGGTACCTCCGGTGCGTAATGCCGCAGAAGCCGACGCCTATCGCCAGCGTATTCTCGCTGCACGACCGGCCGGCAGCCGCTTCGAACCGTTGATGGTGCTCTACCTGACCGACCGCACCCAGCCTGAAGAAATTCGCCAGGCCAAGGCCAGTGGCTTCGTGCACGCCGCCAAGCTGTACCCGGCGGGCGCGACCACCAACTCCGATTCCGGCGTGACCAGTATCGACAAGATTCTGCCGGCGATCGAAGCCATGGCTGAAGTCGGCATGCCGCTGCTGATCCACGGTGAAGTCACCCGTGGCGATGTGGACGTATTTGATCGCGAAAAGATCTTTATCGACGAACATATGCGCCGTGTGGTCGAGCTGTTCCCGACCCTCAAGGTGGTGTTCGAACACATCACCACTGCGGATGCCGTGCAGTTCGTCACCGAAGCTTCGGCCAATGTCGGTGCGACCATCACCGCGCATCACCTGCTCTACAACCGCAACCACATGCTGGTGGGCGGGATTCGGCCGCACTTCTATTGCCTGCCGATCCTCAAGCGCAACACCCACCAGGTGGCGTTGCTCGATGCCGCCACCAGCGGCAACCCGAAGTTCTTCCTCGGCACCGACTCCGCACCCCACGCCCAGCACGCCAAAGAAGCCGCGTGTGGCTGTGCCGGTTGCTACACCGCGTTTGCTGCGATCGAGCTGTACGCCGAAGCGTTTGAACAGCGCAATTCCCTGGACAAGCTCGAAGGTTTCGCCAGCCTCAACGGCCCGCGCTTCTATGGCCTGCCCGCGAACACCGACCGTATTACCCTGGTTCGTGAAGACTGGACCGCCCCTGCCAGCCTGCCGTTTGGCGAGCTGACTGTTATCCCGCTGCGCGCCGGTGAAACACTGCGCTGGCGCCTGCTGGAGGAAAGCAAGTGA
- a CDS encoding flagellar protein MotY yields the protein MRQHYLALLSVFASLPAMALTFQTRLENIEWKVEGDQFECRLTQPITDFGSGEFVRRAGEQATFRLKAYSGALGAGSATLLAAAAPWQPGRGDINLGAVRAGSGDVLFNSSQAQAGRLFMGLLEGRSPTVRHYGREGGYSEIRLLPVKFNKAYNDYQLCTTKLLPMNYDQVKQTEVGFPGGGIELDATAKKKLAVIVAFMKADPTVNHIELNGHSDNSGNRLTNRDVSRRRALAVMDYFKANGIQESQVTLRFHGESYPLAPNTNAANRARNRRVNIQLERVAAPEKPTPQATGPSNPAHTS from the coding sequence GTGCGCCAGCATTATCTAGCCCTGCTCAGTGTGTTCGCCAGCCTGCCTGCGATGGCCCTCACGTTTCAGACACGTCTGGAGAATATTGAGTGGAAGGTGGAAGGCGACCAGTTCGAGTGCCGCTTGACCCAGCCGATCACCGATTTCGGTTCGGGTGAGTTCGTGCGCCGGGCCGGCGAGCAGGCGACATTTCGTCTGAAAGCCTACAGTGGCGCACTCGGCGCGGGCTCGGCGACCTTGTTGGCCGCCGCTGCCCCGTGGCAGCCGGGCCGCGGTGATATCAACCTCGGCGCTGTGCGTGCCGGCAGTGGCGACGTGTTGTTCAATAGCTCTCAGGCTCAGGCCGGGCGATTGTTCATGGGCTTGCTGGAAGGGCGCAGCCCGACTGTGCGGCATTACGGGCGCGAAGGTGGCTACTCGGAAATTCGTCTGCTGCCAGTGAAATTCAACAAGGCCTACAACGACTATCAACTGTGTACCACCAAGCTGTTGCCGATGAATTACGATCAGGTCAAACAGACCGAAGTCGGCTTCCCCGGTGGTGGCATTGAGCTGGATGCGACGGCCAAGAAGAAGCTGGCGGTGATTGTCGCGTTCATGAAAGCCGATCCGACGGTCAACCATATCGAGTTGAATGGCCATTCGGACAACAGCGGCAACCGCCTGACCAACCGCGACGTCTCACGCCGTCGTGCGCTGGCGGTCATGGACTACTTCAAGGCCAACGGCATCCAGGAATCGCAGGTCACTCTGCGTTTCCACGGTGAAAGCTATCCCCTGGCACCCAATACCAATGCCGCCAACCGGGCGCGTAACCGTCGCGTGAATATTCAGCTCGAACGGGTGGCAGCCCCCGAGAAACCGACGCCTCAGGCGACTGGCCCGAGCAACCCTGCACACACGTCATAA
- a CDS encoding argininosuccinate synthase encodes MADVNKVVLAYSGGLDTSVILKWLQDTYNCEVVTFTADLGQGEEVEPARAKAQAMGVKEIYIDDLREEFVRDFVFPMFRANTVYEGEYLLGTSIARPLIAKRLIEIANETGADAISHGATGKGNDQVRFELGAYALKPGVKVIAPWREWDLLSREKLMDYAEKHAIPIERHGKKKSPYSMDANLLHISYEGGVLEDTWTEHEEDMWKWTVSPENAPDKAQYLELTYRNGDIVALDGVEMTPATVLATLNRIGGEHGIGRLDIVENRYVGMKSRGCYETPGGTIMLRAHRAIESITLDREVAHLKDELMPKYASLIYTGYWWSPERLMLQQMIDASQAHVNGVVRLKLYKGNVIVTGRKSDESLFDANIATFEEDGGAYNQADAAGFIKLNALRMRIAANKGRKLF; translated from the coding sequence ATGGCCGACGTAAACAAGGTCGTTCTCGCGTATTCCGGCGGCCTGGACACTTCGGTGATCCTCAAGTGGCTGCAGGATACTTATAACTGTGAAGTGGTGACCTTCACCGCTGACCTGGGTCAGGGCGAAGAGGTCGAACCTGCACGTGCCAAGGCGCAAGCCATGGGCGTGAAAGAGATCTACATTGACGACCTGCGCGAAGAATTCGTCCGCGATTTCGTCTTCCCGATGTTTCGCGCCAACACCGTCTACGAAGGCGAGTACCTGCTGGGTACTTCCATCGCACGTCCGCTGATCGCCAAACGCTTGATCGAAATCGCCAACGAAACAGGCGCCGACGCCATTTCCCATGGCGCTACCGGCAAAGGCAACGACCAGGTGCGTTTCGAACTGGGTGCCTACGCGCTCAAGCCTGGCGTGAAAGTGATTGCCCCTTGGCGTGAGTGGGACCTGCTGTCCCGTGAAAAGCTGATGGATTACGCTGAAAAGCACGCCATCCCGATCGAGCGTCACGGCAAGAAGAAGTCCCCGTACTCGATGGACGCCAACTTGCTGCACATCTCCTATGAAGGCGGCGTGCTGGAAGACACCTGGACCGAGCACGAAGAAGACATGTGGAAATGGACCGTCTCCCCGGAGAACGCTCCTGACAAGGCCCAATACCTGGAACTGACCTACCGCAACGGCGACATCGTCGCGCTGGACGGCGTCGAAATGACCCCGGCCACCGTGCTGGCGACCCTGAACCGTATCGGTGGTGAACACGGTATCGGCCGTCTCGACATCGTAGAGAACCGCTATGTGGGCATGAAGTCCCGTGGCTGCTACGAAACCCCGGGCGGCACCATCATGCTGCGTGCTCACCGCGCCATCGAGTCCATCACCCTGGACCGCGAAGTGGCTCACCTCAAAGACGAGTTGATGCCCAAGTACGCCAGCCTGATCTACACCGGCTACTGGTGGAGCCCAGAGCGTCTGATGCTGCAGCAGATGATCGACGCCTCCCAGGCTCACGTGAACGGCGTGGTGCGCTTGAAGCTGTACAAAGGCAACGTGATCGTTACCGGTCGCAAGTCTGATGAGTCGCTGTTCGACGCCAATATCGCCACCTTCGAAGAAGACGGCGGTGCTTATAACCAGGCGGACGCGGCAGGCTTCATCAAGTTGAATGCGCTGCGCATGCGCATTGCTGCCAACAAGGGTCGCAAGCTGTTCTGA
- a CDS encoding response regulator transcription factor, with the protein MNKVLIVDDHPVIRLAVRMLMERHGYEVVAETDNGVDALQLAREHVPDIVILDIGIPKLDGLEVICRLASTKQPAPVKVLVLTSQAPGHFSMRCMQAGAAGYVCKQQDLTELLSAIKAVLSGYSYFPNQALNSVRSTMGNASEADMVERLSGREMMVLQQLARGKTNKEIADGMFLSNKTVSTYKTRLLLKLNARSLVDLIELAQRNGLV; encoded by the coding sequence ATGAATAAAGTGCTGATCGTGGATGATCATCCCGTCATTCGTCTTGCTGTGCGCATGCTAATGGAACGTCATGGTTATGAAGTCGTTGCCGAGACTGATAACGGCGTCGATGCGTTGCAACTTGCACGGGAACATGTGCCAGACATTGTCATACTGGATATCGGGATACCCAAGCTTGATGGGCTGGAAGTTATTTGTCGCCTGGCGTCTACCAAGCAGCCTGCGCCCGTCAAGGTGCTGGTGCTGACATCTCAGGCGCCCGGCCATTTTTCGATGCGCTGCATGCAGGCGGGGGCGGCTGGCTACGTATGCAAGCAACAGGATCTAACCGAGTTGTTGAGCGCCATCAAGGCGGTCCTCTCCGGCTACAGCTATTTCCCTAACCAGGCGCTCAACTCGGTCCGCTCCACCATGGGCAATGCCAGCGAAGCGGACATGGTCGAGCGCTTGTCGGGTCGCGAGATGATGGTGTTGCAGCAACTGGCCCGTGGCAAAACCAACAAGGAGATCGCAGACGGTATGTTCCTGAGCAACAAAACCGTCAGTACCTACAAGACTCGTCTGTTGCTCAAGCTCAATGCGCGTTCGCTCGTGGATCTGATCGAACTGGCCCAGCGCAACGGCCTCGTGTAG
- a CDS encoding PA3496 family putative envelope integrity protein produces MSTGKEQLDVDDDLVAESDDDGDAPVAEVAKTNLSKRRTIDNLLEERRLQKQLADYDFDL; encoded by the coding sequence ATGAGCACTGGCAAAGAACAACTGGATGTAGACGACGACCTCGTTGCAGAGTCGGACGACGATGGAGACGCACCTGTTGCAGAGGTGGCCAAGACCAATTTGAGCAAACGCCGCACTATCGATAACCTTCTGGAAGAGCGACGCTTGCAAAAACAACTGGCCGATTACGACTTCGATCTCTGA
- the nth gene encoding endonuclease III: MNAAKRLEIFRRFHEDNPEPKTELAYSSPFELLIAVILSAQSTDVGVNKATARLYPVANTPEAIYALGVEGLSEYIKTIGLYNSKAKNVIETCRLLVELHGSEVPQTREALEALPGVGRKTANVVLNTAFRQLTMAVDTHIFRVSNRTGIARGKNVVEVEKQLMKFVPKPYLLDSHHWLILHGRYVCQARKPRCGSCRIEDLCEYKDKTSDD; this comes from the coding sequence ATGAACGCCGCAAAACGCCTGGAAATTTTCCGCAGGTTTCACGAAGACAATCCGGAGCCCAAAACCGAACTGGCCTACTCTTCGCCGTTCGAGTTGTTGATTGCGGTGATCTTGTCGGCCCAATCCACTGACGTGGGCGTTAACAAGGCTACGGCCAGGCTTTACCCGGTGGCCAACACGCCTGAGGCCATTTACGCCTTGGGCGTGGAAGGTTTGTCGGAGTACATCAAGACCATCGGCCTGTACAACAGCAAGGCCAAGAACGTCATCGAAACCTGCCGCCTGCTGGTGGAGTTGCATGGCAGCGAAGTGCCACAAACTCGCGAAGCCCTGGAAGCACTCCCCGGCGTGGGTCGCAAAACCGCCAATGTCGTGCTCAATACCGCGTTTCGGCAGCTGACCATGGCGGTGGACACCCATATCTTTCGCGTCAGCAACCGAACCGGCATCGCCCGCGGCAAGAATGTGGTGGAGGTAGAAAAGCAGCTGATGAAGTTCGTGCCCAAGCCATATTTGCTCGACTCCCACCACTGGTTGATTCTTCACGGGCGCTACGTTTGTCAGGCCCGCAAACCCCGCTGTGGCAGCTGCCGTATCGAAGACCTGTGCGAATACAAGGACAAGACGTCCGACGATTGA
- the rsxB gene encoding electron transport complex subunit RsxB, producing MTLIQRIDALLPQTQCGKCGHPGCKPYAEGIALGEAINKCPPGGQETIAGLAQLLRVPVLELDTSRGEAPAQVAYIREAECIGCTKCIQACPVDAIVGAAKFMHTVIMDECTGCDLCVAPCPVDCIEMRPAANVVPIVGGLAADDHQRQERGLKRDRARRRYEQRSARLQREEAHKLAERLARAKRSTPVAPVQADTAQAARDAAVKKAKITVAMSRAQLHKSLKAFGHPPTFEQQSQLIVLQQQFEAAEQALATLEVSSPAPLPPQKDPALKRAKIQLAMRRAELKKAQDLNADEQQLATLSAALSSAEQALHDAEAGSEQPRPALQRVEKRPIDAELRQLKTALAYARADVSKLQRQADVSADELKAAQRKLDDAQRQVDAHSGA from the coding sequence ATGACTCTGATTCAACGTATCGACGCGCTGCTGCCGCAGACCCAATGCGGCAAGTGTGGGCACCCGGGCTGCAAGCCTTACGCCGAGGGCATCGCGCTTGGCGAGGCGATCAACAAGTGCCCGCCCGGTGGGCAGGAAACCATCGCAGGACTTGCACAATTGCTACGTGTGCCGGTGCTGGAACTGGACACCAGCCGAGGCGAGGCCCCAGCACAAGTCGCCTATATTCGCGAAGCCGAGTGCATCGGCTGCACCAAATGCATCCAGGCTTGCCCGGTGGATGCGATTGTCGGCGCCGCCAAGTTCATGCACACCGTCATCATGGATGAGTGCACAGGTTGCGACCTGTGTGTCGCGCCCTGCCCTGTCGACTGCATCGAGATGCGCCCTGCGGCCAATGTGGTGCCGATTGTGGGCGGCCTGGCGGCTGATGATCACCAACGCCAGGAACGTGGCCTCAAGCGCGACCGGGCGCGGCGACGCTATGAACAACGCAGTGCGCGCCTGCAACGGGAAGAAGCGCACAAGCTCGCCGAACGACTGGCACGGGCCAAGCGCTCAACGCCGGTTGCGCCCGTACAGGCTGATACCGCTCAAGCGGCCAGGGATGCGGCGGTCAAGAAAGCCAAAATCACTGTCGCAATGAGTCGTGCCCAGTTGCACAAGTCCTTGAAGGCGTTTGGTCACCCACCGACGTTTGAGCAACAGTCGCAGTTGATCGTCCTGCAACAGCAGTTCGAAGCGGCAGAGCAGGCACTTGCAACCCTGGAAGTGAGCAGCCCGGCGCCCCTGCCGCCACAAAAAGACCCGGCGCTCAAACGCGCCAAAATCCAGCTTGCCATGCGTCGCGCCGAACTGAAAAAAGCGCAGGACCTGAACGCTGACGAACAGCAACTGGCAACCTTGAGCGCCGCGCTGTCCAGCGCAGAGCAAGCCTTGCATGACGCCGAAGCTGGCAGTGAGCAACCCCGGCCAGCCTTGCAGCGCGTGGAAAAACGCCCCATCGACGCCGAACTGCGTCAGCTGAAAACCGCCCTGGCTTATGCCCGGGCCGATGTGAGCAAGTTACAACGCCAAGCGGACGTCAGCGCAGATGAACTGAAAGCCGCACAACGCAAGCTGGATGATGCACAGCGCCAAGTGGACGCCCATAGCGGCGCCTGA
- the metG gene encoding methionine--tRNA ligase, producing the protein MSEPRKILVTSALPYANGSIHLGHMLEYIQTDMWVRFQKHRGNQCIYVCADDAHGSAIMLRAEKEGITPEQLIANVQAEHSADFAEFLVDFDNFHSTHSDENRELSSQIYTRLRDAGHITTRSITQYFDPEKKMFLADRFIKGTCPKCGTEDQYGDNCEKCGATYAPTDLKNPRSAISGAIPVLKDSQHFFFKLPDFQQMLQTWTRSGTLQDAVANKIAEWLDAGLQQWDISRDAPYFGFEIPDEPGKYFYVWLDAPIGYMASFKNLCDRTPELDFDAFWAKDSTAELYHFIGKDIVNFHALFWPAMLEGSGYRKPTGIAVHGYLTVNGQKMSKSRGTFIKARTYLDHLSPEYLRYYYASKLGRGVDDLDLNLEDFVQKVNSDLVGKVVNIASRCAGFIHKGNAGLLVAENAAPELTEAFLAAAPSIADAYEARDFARAMREIMGLADRANAWIADKAPWSLNKQEGKQAEVQAICATGVNLFRQLVIFLKPVLPLLAADAEAFLNVAPLVWNDHATLLSNHQLNEFKPLMTRIDPVKVQAMTDASKEDLVASQTDTGEAAPAGNGELAKDPISAEIDFDAFAAVDLRVALIVKAEAVEGADKLLRLTLDLGGEQRNVFSGIKSAYPDPSKLDGRLTMMIANLKPRKMKFGISEGMVMAAGPGGEEIYLLSPDSGAKPGQRIK; encoded by the coding sequence ATGTCCGAGCCACGCAAGATCCTCGTCACCAGCGCCCTGCCCTATGCCAATGGTTCCATCCATCTTGGCCATATGCTTGAGTACATCCAGACCGATATGTGGGTGCGCTTCCAGAAGCATCGCGGCAATCAATGCATTTATGTCTGCGCGGACGACGCCCACGGTTCGGCCATCATGTTGCGCGCCGAAAAGGAAGGGATCACCCCGGAACAACTGATCGCCAATGTGCAGGCTGAACACAGCGCCGACTTTGCCGAGTTCCTGGTGGATTTCGACAACTTCCACTCGACCCACTCCGACGAAAACCGCGAGCTGTCGAGCCAGATCTACACGCGCTTGCGCGACGCCGGGCACATTACCACGCGTTCGATCACGCAGTATTTCGACCCGGAAAAGAAAATGTTCCTGGCCGACCGCTTCATCAAGGGCACCTGCCCTAAATGCGGCACTGAAGACCAGTACGGCGACAACTGCGAGAAGTGCGGTGCCACCTACGCACCGACTGACCTGAAGAACCCGCGGTCGGCTATCTCCGGCGCCATCCCGGTGCTCAAGGATTCCCAGCACTTCTTCTTCAAGCTCCCGGATTTCCAGCAGATGCTGCAAACCTGGACCCGCAGCGGCACCCTGCAGGACGCCGTGGCCAACAAGATCGCCGAATGGCTGGATGCCGGCCTGCAACAGTGGGACATTTCCCGCGATGCACCGTACTTCGGTTTCGAGATCCCGGACGAGCCAGGCAAGTACTTCTATGTATGGCTGGACGCGCCTATCGGCTACATGGCCAGTTTCAAGAACTTGTGCGACCGCACGCCGGAGCTGGACTTCGATGCCTTCTGGGCCAAGGACTCCACCGCCGAGCTGTACCACTTCATCGGCAAGGACATCGTCAACTTCCACGCCCTGTTCTGGCCGGCGATGCTTGAAGGTTCGGGCTACCGCAAACCGACCGGCATTGCCGTTCACGGCTACCTGACGGTCAACGGCCAGAAGATGTCCAAGTCCCGTGGCACCTTTATCAAGGCACGCACGTACCTGGACCACCTGTCGCCGGAATACCTGCGCTACTACTACGCGTCCAAACTGGGCCGTGGCGTCGACGACCTGGACCTGAACCTGGAAGACTTCGTACAGAAGGTCAACTCGGATCTGGTCGGCAAAGTCGTCAACATCGCCAGCCGTTGCGCCGGGTTTATCCATAAGGGTAATGCCGGCCTGCTGGTGGCCGAAAACGCCGCACCGGAGCTGACCGAGGCGTTCCTGGCTGCCGCGCCAAGCATTGCCGACGCCTATGAAGCCCGCGACTTTGCCCGCGCCATGCGCGAGATCATGGGCCTGGCCGACCGCGCCAACGCCTGGATCGCCGACAAGGCCCCGTGGTCGCTGAACAAGCAGGAAGGCAAGCAGGCTGAAGTCCAGGCTATTTGCGCCACGGGCGTCAACCTGTTCCGCCAGTTGGTGATCTTCCTCAAACCGGTGCTGCCGTTACTGGCCGCCGATGCCGAGGCGTTCCTCAACGTTGCACCGCTGGTCTGGAACGACCACGCCACCTTGCTCAGCAACCATCAGTTGAACGAGTTCAAGCCGTTGATGACCCGTATCGACCCAGTGAAAGTCCAGGCCATGACCGACGCTTCGAAAGAAGACCTGGTCGCCAGCCAGACCGATACCGGCGAAGCGGCACCGGCCGGCAATGGTGAATTGGCCAAGGACCCGATTTCCGCGGAAATCGATTTCGACGCCTTTGCCGCCGTGGACCTGCGTGTCGCGCTGATCGTCAAGGCCGAAGCCGTGGAAGGGGCCGACAAGCTGCTGCGCCTCACCCTCGACCTCGGTGGCGAGCAACGCAACGTGTTCTCCGGGATCAAAAGTGCTTATCCAGACCCGTCCAAGCTCGATGGTCGCCTGACCATGATGATCGCCAACCTCAAACCACGGAAAATGAAGTTCGGCATTTCCGAAGGCATGGTGATGGCGGCTGGCCCTGGCGGCGAAGAAATCTACTTGCTGAGCCCGGACAGCGGCGCCAAGCCGGGTCAACGCATCAAGTAA
- the apbC gene encoding iron-sulfur cluster carrier protein ApbC: MSAVNRAAVEAVLRQYTDPYLNQDPVTAGCVRAIEVQGDQVSVQLELGYAAGLFKSGWSQMLQMAIEGLDGVRSAKVDIQCVIAPHKAQAQIPGLANVKNVVAVASGKGGVGKSTTAANLALALAREGARVGILDADIYGPSQGVMFGIAEGTRPKVKDQKWFVPIESMGVEVMSMAFLTDDNTPMVWRGPMVSGALLQLVTQTAWGDLDYLVIDMPPGTGDIQLTLAQKVPVAGSVIVTTPQDLALLDAKKGVEMFRKVNIPVLGVVENMAVHICSNCGHAEHLFGEGGGEKLATQYGVELLASLPLAMEIREQADGGKPTVAAEPDGPIAMIYQELARHVGARIVLQEAAAPAMPTITVSDD; the protein is encoded by the coding sequence ATGAGCGCCGTCAATCGCGCAGCGGTGGAAGCCGTTCTTCGCCAATACACCGACCCCTATTTGAACCAGGACCCGGTCACTGCCGGCTGTGTACGAGCCATCGAGGTCCAGGGCGACCAGGTCTCGGTCCAGTTGGAACTGGGCTATGCCGCAGGCCTGTTCAAGAGCGGCTGGTCGCAGATGCTGCAAATGGCCATCGAGGGCCTGGACGGGGTGCGTTCGGCCAAGGTCGACATTCAGTGCGTGATCGCCCCTCACAAGGCTCAGGCGCAGATCCCGGGCTTGGCCAACGTTAAGAACGTGGTGGCGGTGGCGTCCGGCAAGGGCGGTGTGGGTAAGTCCACCACGGCGGCTAACCTGGCGCTGGCCCTGGCCCGTGAAGGGGCCCGCGTGGGCATTCTCGACGCCGACATCTATGGCCCAAGCCAAGGCGTGATGTTCGGCATCGCCGAAGGCACCCGACCGAAGGTCAAGGACCAGAAATGGTTCGTGCCGATCGAGTCGATGGGCGTGGAGGTCATGTCCATGGCCTTCCTTACCGATGACAACACGCCGATGGTCTGGCGCGGGCCGATGGTCTCCGGTGCGTTGCTGCAATTGGTCACCCAGACCGCCTGGGGTGACCTGGATTACCTGGTGATCGACATGCCGCCTGGCACCGGTGATATCCAATTGACCCTGGCGCAGAAAGTCCCGGTGGCCGGTTCGGTAATCGTGACTACGCCGCAGGACCTGGCACTGCTCGACGCGAAGAAAGGCGTCGAGATGTTCCGCAAGGTCAACATCCCGGTGCTGGGCGTCGTGGAAAACATGGCGGTACACATTTGCTCCAACTGCGGGCACGCCGAGCACCTGTTTGGCGAAGGCGGTGGCGAGAAGCTGGCGACCCAGTATGGCGTCGAATTGCTCGCCTCGTTGCCGTTGGCGATGGAGATTCGTGAACAGGCCGACGGCGGCAAGCCCACCGTGGCGGCCGAGCCCGATGGGCCGATCGCTATGATTTACCAGGAGCTGGCGCGTCACGTCGGCGCGCGGATCGTCCTGCAGGAAGCGGCGGCACCGGCGATGCCGACCATTACGGTCAGCGACGACTGA
- the fdxA gene encoding ferredoxin FdxA: protein MTFVVTDNCIKCKYTDCVEVCPVDCFYEGPNFLVIHPDECIDCALCEPECPAVAIFSEDEVPAEMQEFIQLNVDLAEIWPNITERKDPMPDAADWDGKKGKIAQLER, encoded by the coding sequence ATGACCTTCGTCGTTACCGACAACTGCATCAAGTGCAAGTACACCGACTGCGTCGAAGTGTGTCCGGTGGACTGCTTCTACGAAGGCCCGAATTTCCTGGTTATCCACCCGGATGAGTGCATCGACTGCGCCCTGTGTGAACCAGAATGCCCGGCCGTCGCTATTTTCTCCGAGGACGAAGTCCCGGCAGAGATGCAGGAATTCATTCAGTTGAACGTCGATCTGGCGGAAATCTGGCCGAATATTACTGAGCGTAAAGATCCGATGCCCGATGCAGCGGACTGGGATGGCAAGAAAGGTAAGATTGCACAACTCGAGCGCTGA